The following coding sequences lie in one Thalassoglobus polymorphus genomic window:
- a CDS encoding DUF1573 domain-containing protein, which produces MKIAQIAAVMFTLLLSLGIVLWLADSAPTTVHEKETEALPPDAPVDTPTEDGVHNINPFTPTTEGPQPKVVIESLVHDFGAMALGQTGTHNFIIRNEGEAPLKLAKGQVQCKCTVSGLQDEEVPVGGEAKIHLEWTPKSMGPFGQGAVIWTNDPANEKLELRVEGEMVSEININPENGWILANVPSGRPTKIGGGISTGLHDSFEITSIETTSDRLTFTSKPMLPEDLAAQNAKSGFELIGEYNPPDEAGKFRETVTVKTSLDKYAKIVLNVTGSRTGPIAIIASGWMAGKRLLNLGRVSEKKGKKHRLTMMVEPFEEELKILDSQIQPNFITVDFEAAENSETATRHRYTLNLEIPPGSPAGVWRKDSQGKIVLTTNHPKLKEIIINLEMVIQ; this is translated from the coding sequence ATGAAAATCGCCCAAATTGCAGCCGTCATGTTCACTTTGCTTCTCTCCTTGGGAATCGTGCTGTGGCTGGCAGATTCGGCCCCCACAACAGTTCATGAGAAGGAAACCGAAGCCCTCCCTCCCGACGCCCCCGTTGATACCCCAACGGAAGATGGCGTCCACAACATTAACCCGTTTACTCCGACCACCGAAGGGCCTCAACCAAAGGTTGTGATTGAATCACTCGTCCATGACTTTGGCGCAATGGCTCTTGGGCAAACTGGCACGCACAACTTTATCATTCGAAACGAAGGAGAGGCTCCTCTCAAATTGGCCAAAGGGCAAGTTCAATGCAAATGTACCGTCAGCGGACTTCAGGATGAGGAAGTCCCTGTTGGTGGCGAAGCAAAGATCCACTTGGAGTGGACCCCCAAGTCGATGGGACCATTCGGTCAGGGAGCGGTCATCTGGACAAATGACCCTGCCAACGAAAAACTTGAACTGCGTGTCGAAGGCGAAATGGTTTCCGAAATCAACATCAACCCGGAAAACGGTTGGATTCTCGCCAATGTCCCCAGTGGGCGACCCACCAAAATTGGGGGAGGGATCTCGACTGGCCTCCACGACTCCTTTGAAATCACTTCAATCGAGACAACATCAGATCGCCTGACATTCACCAGCAAGCCGATGTTGCCAGAAGATCTGGCAGCGCAAAATGCAAAATCAGGCTTCGAATTGATCGGAGAATACAACCCACCAGATGAGGCTGGTAAATTCCGCGAAACAGTGACTGTGAAAACGAGTTTGGACAAGTACGCAAAAATTGTCTTAAACGTCACTGGAAGCCGCACAGGCCCCATCGCGATTATTGCTTCTGGCTGGATGGCTGGGAAGCGATTGCTCAATCTTGGCAGGGTTTCTGAAAAGAAAGGAAAGAAGCACCGCCTGACAATGATGGTCGAACCGTTTGAGGAGGAGTTAAAAATTCTCGACTCACAGATTCAACCGAACTTCATCACTGTCGATTTCGAAGCTGCCGAAAACAGTGAAACAGCCACAAGGCACCGTTACACTCTCAACCTCGAAATCCCCCCAGGAAGTCCTGCTGGCGTATGGCGAAAAGACTCTCAAGGAAAAATTGTCCTGACAACCAATCACCCAAAACTCAAAGAAATTATTATCAACCTGGAAATGGTGATTCAGTAG
- a CDS encoding sugar phosphate isomerase/epimerase family protein has translation MPLQRRDFIKAAAASVLIPSVGLASERRRNRRNSRRGQATGNVSFVTNQPAANKLKLGLVTYNWGKDWDVPTVIKNCSETGFAGVELRSTHKHGVEITLDKKRREEVKKQFADSDVTLVGLGSACEYHAADPAVVKKNIEETKAFVRLCQDVGGSGVKVRPNGFPKDVPVEKTLEQIGKSLNEVGKFAGEHNVQIRVEVHGRGTSEIPHMKSIMDIADNPNVAVCWNCNPTDLVGEGLEHNYNLLKDRMGTIHIHDLTNEKYPWKELFPLLKETNAPSFTGWALLEDGVVPKDIVAAMHENRNAWNELVK, from the coding sequence ATGCCGCTTCAACGTCGCGACTTCATCAAAGCTGCCGCCGCTTCCGTTCTGATTCCCTCCGTTGGTCTTGCCTCTGAGCGCAGACGGAATCGACGCAATTCACGAAGAGGCCAGGCAACTGGAAATGTCAGTTTTGTTACCAATCAACCCGCCGCAAACAAGCTCAAGCTGGGACTTGTCACCTACAACTGGGGGAAAGACTGGGACGTTCCAACGGTCATCAAGAACTGTTCGGAAACGGGTTTCGCTGGCGTCGAACTTCGCAGCACTCACAAACATGGTGTCGAAATCACCCTCGACAAGAAACGTCGCGAAGAGGTCAAAAAACAGTTCGCAGATAGCGATGTGACTCTCGTCGGGTTGGGAAGTGCGTGTGAGTACCACGCTGCCGACCCAGCTGTTGTCAAGAAAAACATCGAAGAGACAAAAGCCTTTGTTCGACTCTGCCAGGATGTCGGCGGCAGTGGAGTGAAAGTCCGCCCGAACGGGTTCCCTAAAGATGTTCCAGTCGAAAAGACATTGGAGCAAATCGGGAAATCGCTCAACGAAGTTGGCAAGTTTGCAGGGGAGCACAACGTACAGATTCGTGTCGAAGTCCACGGACGAGGAACGAGCGAAATCCCGCACATGAAGTCGATCATGGACATCGCAGACAACCCCAACGTTGCTGTCTGCTGGAACTGCAACCCGACAGACCTCGTCGGCGAAGGATTGGAACACAATTACAATCTGTTGAAAGACCGCATGGGGACAATTCATATTCATGATTTAACAAATGAGAAATACCCCTGGAAAGAATTGTTTCCATTACTGAAAGAAACAAACGCCCCCTCTTTCACCGGTTGGGCACTGCTTGAAGATGGAGTAGTCCCGAAAGACATCGTCGCTGCGATGCACGAAAACCGAAATGCATGGAACGAATTGGTGAAGTAA
- a CDS encoding sulfatase-like hydrolase/transferase, whose amino-acid sequence MSRMIPELLLACLFSLMFGGDSLQAESQPPNILIITADNLGYGDLACYNPDSPIVTPRLNELAQESARLTSFYTASPTCTVSRACLLTGRIPQRHRLTNQLGGLAGNYGVGLNQSEILIPDVLKKSPIPYNTGCFGKWNIGFAPGSRPTERGFDEFLGHASGNIDYYHHIYNGKHDLFKGIQEFDADGEYATDLFADAAIDFIKRKSKADAPWFCYLPFNSPHFPNKKNKLPGQKFEWQAPDRAFDPYEFGPDETDPQKRYYAVVTSLDEAIGRVLDSLEAAKVENQTFVFFFSDNGAFRLNREGLDVGINSPLRGGGVTCWEGGLRVAAMVRWPGKIEAGTIIDEPLWSPDLMVACAQLANTHLPADVVYDGKNPLPTLTQQAKSPHESFYFQYQRHAALRKGAWKIVREKPTNPWKLFNLESDLEEKNDAAKQSPEILRQLVDERNDWEDSF is encoded by the coding sequence ATGAGCCGAATGATCCCCGAGCTATTGTTGGCGTGCCTGTTCAGCCTGATGTTCGGAGGAGACTCCCTGCAAGCGGAATCCCAGCCGCCGAACATTCTGATCATCACAGCAGATAACCTTGGGTACGGAGATTTAGCTTGCTACAACCCGGACTCTCCGATCGTCACTCCGCGGCTGAACGAACTTGCACAGGAGAGTGCCCGTCTCACCAGTTTCTATACCGCTTCGCCAACATGCACCGTTTCGCGTGCCTGTTTACTGACCGGGCGAATCCCACAACGACATCGATTAACGAACCAACTGGGCGGACTCGCAGGGAACTACGGAGTCGGACTTAATCAAAGCGAAATTCTCATTCCCGATGTGCTGAAGAAGTCGCCGATTCCATACAACACCGGATGTTTCGGGAAATGGAATATCGGATTCGCACCGGGATCACGACCGACTGAACGAGGTTTCGATGAGTTCCTCGGCCATGCTTCAGGGAACATCGATTACTATCACCACATCTACAACGGCAAGCACGATCTCTTCAAAGGGATTCAAGAATTCGATGCCGACGGTGAGTACGCAACCGACCTCTTCGCTGACGCTGCTATCGATTTCATCAAACGAAAGTCAAAAGCAGATGCCCCCTGGTTTTGTTATCTCCCCTTTAACTCTCCGCATTTCCCAAACAAGAAGAACAAACTGCCGGGACAAAAGTTTGAATGGCAAGCTCCTGATCGGGCGTTTGATCCTTATGAATTTGGGCCGGATGAAACAGACCCACAGAAACGCTATTACGCTGTCGTGACTTCTCTCGATGAAGCAATCGGCCGCGTACTCGACTCACTGGAAGCCGCAAAGGTCGAGAACCAAACGTTCGTTTTTTTCTTTTCCGACAACGGAGCGTTCCGCCTGAACCGCGAAGGGCTCGATGTCGGCATCAATTCGCCGCTGCGGGGTGGCGGCGTAACCTGTTGGGAAGGCGGGCTGCGCGTGGCAGCGATGGTTCGATGGCCCGGAAAAATTGAAGCCGGAACGATCATCGATGAGCCACTCTGGTCACCCGACCTCATGGTCGCTTGTGCCCAACTGGCAAACACGCACTTACCTGCCGATGTTGTGTACGATGGAAAGAACCCGTTACCCACTCTCACTCAACAAGCCAAGTCGCCTCACGAATCGTTCTATTTTCAGTACCAGAGACACGCTGCGTTGCGCAAGGGTGCATGGAAAATTGTTCGCGAAAAACCGACAAACCCCTGGAAGCTATTCAATCTCGAAAGCGATCTCGAAGAAAAAAACGATGCCGCCAAACAATCCCCTGAAATCCTTCGTCAGCTGGTCGATGAAAGAAACGACTGGGAAGACTCCTTTTAA
- a CDS encoding glutaredoxin family protein — MSNLRAPVFIGTAFILLGATGMYLLLESQNGTFTGRLSHPLTAHAPIWGMTFAGMLGLGIWLLWNRSHAQTTWRPTYSGRRFRTIVLYTRSGCPLCDEAAELLGAYRRWLPPTTEVDIDLDHDLQERLGEEIPVIQVDGKTRFKGRISEVLLQRLIEGTPPLA, encoded by the coding sequence ATGTCAAACCTTCGAGCCCCTGTATTCATTGGAACTGCGTTTATTCTTCTCGGAGCAACAGGGATGTACCTGTTGCTGGAATCACAAAACGGAACTTTTACCGGAAGGCTCAGCCACCCTCTGACAGCGCACGCTCCGATCTGGGGGATGACCTTCGCCGGGATGCTCGGGCTGGGGATTTGGCTGTTGTGGAATCGATCTCACGCACAAACCACTTGGCGCCCCACATACTCTGGACGACGTTTTCGAACGATCGTTCTCTACACACGCAGCGGATGCCCGTTGTGCGACGAAGCGGCAGAACTCCTCGGAGCGTATCGCCGCTGGCTGCCACCAACCACCGAAGTCGACATTGATCTCGATCACGATCTTCAAGAGCGACTCGGTGAAGAGATCCCTGTCATTCAGGTGGACGGCAAAACACGCTTCAAAGGCCGCATCAGCGAAGTCTTACTCCAACGCCTCATCGAAGGCACCCCACCATTGGCTTGA
- a CDS encoding alpha/beta hydrolase, which produces MLSRTIFAALVLLSCASLNAQNRPAATSSYQIEEGVLYRTGDDVTDGMKKMCRLDIYTPVDAKNFPTVVWFHGGGLTGGKRKLPEQLKSSGIAVVTVDYRLSPNVKVNDCIDDAAAAVAWTFRNIEKYGGNPKKIFVSGHSAGGYLTSMLGLDKKWLKAYQIDADNITGLIPFSGHTITHFTARAEQGIDGKQPIIDEMAPLFHIRKDAPPLLLITGDRDLELLGRYEENAYMWRMMQVVGHPDTELFELDGYNHGGMAGPAFPLLLKFVKKHSK; this is translated from the coding sequence ATGCTCTCTCGAACCATTTTTGCTGCTCTCGTTTTATTATCATGCGCGTCCCTGAATGCTCAAAACAGGCCGGCCGCCACTTCGTCTTACCAGATTGAAGAGGGAGTCCTCTATCGCACAGGGGATGACGTGACGGACGGAATGAAGAAGATGTGCCGGCTGGACATCTATACCCCCGTGGACGCAAAAAACTTTCCGACGGTCGTCTGGTTTCATGGAGGAGGACTCACCGGCGGAAAGAGGAAACTACCGGAGCAACTGAAATCGTCGGGAATCGCCGTTGTGACTGTGGATTACCGATTGAGTCCAAACGTCAAGGTGAATGATTGCATCGATGATGCTGCAGCTGCTGTCGCCTGGACATTTCGTAACATCGAAAAGTATGGCGGGAACCCCAAGAAAATTTTCGTAAGCGGGCACTCTGCTGGAGGATACTTAACGAGCATGCTCGGTCTCGATAAAAAATGGCTGAAGGCGTATCAGATTGACGCGGACAATATCACTGGGCTGATCCCGTTCAGCGGTCACACGATCACACACTTCACAGCCCGTGCGGAGCAGGGGATCGATGGCAAGCAACCGATCATTGACGAGATGGCACCGCTATTTCATATTCGCAAGGACGCTCCACCGCTCTTGCTGATTACCGGTGATCGTGATCTCGAACTTCTCGGCCGTTATGAAGAGAACGCTTACATGTGGAGAATGATGCAGGTGGTCGGCCATCCAGATACAGAACTCTTTGAGCTGGATGGATATAACCATGGCGGCATGGCTGGCCCGGCTTTCCCGCTGCTTCTGAAGTTTGTAAAAAAACATTCGAAGTGA
- the ispF gene encoding 2-C-methyl-D-erythritol 2,4-cyclodiphosphate synthase, which produces MNLRVGLGHDTHRLEHGKRLVIGGVDIPHTHGPVAHSDGDVLLHALTDAVLGALGWGDIGEWFPDTDEMFQGADSAELLNQVMQKVQASGWEVGNADCIVFAQKPKLSAYKKTISEKIAELLSVDSENINVKAKTGEKVGPVGREEAICAEVVVLLTRS; this is translated from the coding sequence ATGAATCTTCGCGTTGGTTTAGGACATGACACACATCGACTCGAACACGGCAAGCGGCTGGTGATCGGAGGAGTCGATATTCCGCATACGCATGGTCCGGTGGCCCATAGCGATGGAGATGTTCTCCTGCATGCACTGACCGATGCCGTTCTCGGGGCGTTGGGGTGGGGAGACATCGGAGAATGGTTTCCCGATACCGATGAGATGTTTCAGGGAGCTGACTCTGCAGAGCTCTTGAACCAGGTGATGCAGAAAGTTCAGGCGAGTGGCTGGGAAGTTGGCAATGCCGACTGCATCGTCTTCGCACAAAAACCGAAACTGTCGGCTTATAAAAAAACGATCAGTGAAAAGATTGCGGAGCTCTTGTCTGTTGATTCGGAGAACATCAACGTGAAGGCAAAAACCGGAGAAAAGGTGGGCCCTGTCGGAAGAGAAGAAGCGATCTGCGCAGAAGTCGTCGTGCTGCTCACTCGCTCGTGA
- a CDS encoding carbon storage regulator, which yields MLVLTRKKHETIQIGDSIVIKVISTGRGKVKIGIDAPSTTRVLRGELAQLIADNETRIPETFVAPEATVKS from the coding sequence ATGTTAGTTCTTACTCGTAAAAAACACGAAACGATTCAAATTGGCGACTCGATTGTCATCAAGGTGATATCAACCGGGCGAGGCAAAGTGAAGATCGGAATTGACGCCCCGTCAACAACTCGAGTTCTTCGAGGCGAACTCGCGCAACTCATCGCAGATAACGAAACACGAATTCCTGAAACATTCGTTGCACCAGAAGCAACCGTTAAATCTTAA
- a CDS encoding S41 family peptidase yields MKASLNNTISKLTTLNLALFVLLMSSPTQADETITQSPQPQFATATSSNHDVSSPLTSRVPHTVFPTDQGMPLAREDVDLIKTAVVPGRAFVPSTTPRETHPTYTPITPRYQPAPQYQQPAPQYQQPTTIPQYNQPAPQSPQTPAGGEILGNNKPTDPQVKISSRNTDPKMLGFLRTTSMQELTSLYHEASRMIDAKHVNPPAYETRMKASLNNLILALDNPDFQRANNLSSQSTAIRQVQAELSQTMNSQPARNATEAVGLMQWSAELVNRQLGVRREAVALEFMNGTIDALDKYSSFMPESTAFAPGAELENRKTASLEENIVGIGVELETHPMGAILVGVVENSPASGLGLKKGDLIVAVNGQSVRGLGLNTVAGKLGGSLGTQITLDIERDGQRYRGQLSRQRIYVSSVTGTEMLDNIKKVGYVRLKQFSESSRKDLEAAMWSLHNQGMKSLVLDLRGNPGGLLDQAIEVSDLFLPCGTIVSTKGRNYSDNTSETATREKTWSIPLVVLVDDGSASASEIFAAAIQENERGVVVGRHSYGKGTVQTHFPLQTVSGLLKLTTAKFYSPAGREMAGSGVTPDLLVRATEKNSNSTDYDADIEAAISVVDQGIPSRLAQQAANCNQPKYQTPGQANNSFNNFTQQLQMNMSGR; encoded by the coding sequence ATGAAAGCTTCACTTAACAACACGATCTCAAAACTGACCACACTCAACCTGGCTTTGTTTGTTCTTCTGATGAGTTCCCCAACTCAAGCAGATGAAACAATCACACAAAGCCCACAACCACAGTTCGCAACTGCTACCTCCTCCAACCACGACGTCTCTTCACCACTGACTTCACGAGTTCCTCATACTGTCTTCCCTACTGATCAGGGAATGCCGTTGGCCCGCGAGGATGTGGACCTCATCAAGACCGCGGTGGTTCCAGGTCGAGCGTTCGTTCCGTCAACGACGCCACGTGAAACTCACCCAACTTACACACCGATTACACCTCGATACCAACCAGCACCGCAGTACCAGCAACCAGCTCCGCAATACCAACAACCAACAACAATTCCTCAGTACAACCAGCCTGCTCCTCAATCACCGCAAACTCCTGCGGGAGGAGAAATTTTAGGCAACAACAAGCCTACTGATCCGCAGGTGAAAATTTCGTCACGCAACACTGATCCGAAAATGCTCGGATTCTTACGCACCACATCAATGCAAGAGTTGACCAGCTTGTACCACGAAGCGTCACGAATGATCGACGCCAAGCACGTGAACCCTCCTGCATACGAAACCCGTATGAAGGCTTCCTTAAACAACTTGATCCTCGCCTTAGATAATCCTGACTTCCAGAGAGCAAACAACTTGTCCTCGCAGTCAACTGCAATCCGTCAGGTTCAAGCTGAGTTATCACAAACAATGAACTCTCAACCTGCTCGAAACGCCACTGAGGCAGTCGGTTTAATGCAATGGTCGGCTGAACTGGTCAACCGACAACTGGGGGTTCGCCGAGAAGCTGTTGCTCTCGAATTCATGAATGGAACAATCGACGCACTCGATAAATACTCATCATTCATGCCTGAATCGACAGCCTTTGCTCCCGGAGCAGAATTGGAAAACCGTAAAACTGCGAGCCTTGAAGAGAACATCGTCGGCATCGGCGTTGAACTCGAAACCCATCCAATGGGAGCAATCCTGGTCGGTGTTGTGGAGAACAGCCCCGCCTCAGGCCTCGGACTTAAGAAAGGTGACTTGATCGTCGCAGTGAATGGCCAGTCAGTTCGAGGATTGGGACTGAACACAGTTGCCGGAAAGCTGGGTGGATCACTGGGAACCCAAATCACACTCGACATCGAACGCGACGGACAACGATACCGCGGACAGTTATCTCGCCAAAGAATCTACGTGAGTAGTGTCACTGGAACTGAAATGTTGGACAACATCAAAAAGGTTGGTTACGTCCGACTCAAACAGTTCTCTGAGTCATCACGAAAAGATTTGGAAGCAGCGATGTGGTCTCTTCACAACCAGGGAATGAAATCACTCGTCCTCGACTTGCGAGGAAACCCCGGCGGATTACTGGATCAGGCCATCGAAGTTTCAGACCTGTTCCTTCCTTGCGGAACAATCGTTTCCACAAAAGGAAGAAACTACTCGGACAACACTTCCGAAACTGCAACACGAGAAAAAACATGGAGCATCCCGTTGGTTGTTCTTGTGGATGATGGATCGGCAAGCGCCAGTGAAATCTTCGCAGCTGCGATTCAGGAGAATGAACGAGGCGTTGTCGTCGGTCGACACTCATACGGAAAAGGAACTGTGCAAACACACTTCCCACTCCAGACAGTTTCAGGACTGTTAAAACTGACCACTGCCAAGTTCTACTCTCCAGCAGGACGCGAAATGGCTGGTTCAGGAGTGACTCCAGACCTCCTCGTTCGAGCAACTGAAAAGAACAGCAACAGCACTGATTACGATGCCGACATCGAAGCAGCCATTTCGGTTGTTGACCAAGGAATCCCAAGCCGGCTTGCACAACAGGCTGCAAACTGCAATCAACCGAAGTACCAGACTCCTGGTCAGGCGAACAACAGTTTCAACAACTTCACTCAACAACTCCAGATGAACATGTCTGGTCGATAG